The following are encoded in a window of Longimicrobium sp. genomic DNA:
- a CDS encoding TROVE domain-containing protein — MLDFTQYFATRLRKLATPQSAQIPGSAQVPNSAGGFAWPVDRWARLDRFLVLGSEGGTYYIGERTLTVENAAAAAECVAEDGARVVRRVVEISESGRAPNNDPALFVLAMVAGMGDEAARAAALEALPRVARTGTHLLHWLRYVQAFRGWGRGVRRAVGAWYLGKEPRELAYQLLKYPQRDGWSHRDALRLAHPKPADGEQRALLARAVTGALPAEAPDTDAVRLVQAVAAL, encoded by the coding sequence ATGCTCGATTTCACGCAGTACTTCGCGACTCGCCTGCGGAAGCTCGCGACCCCGCAGAGCGCGCAGATCCCCGGGTCGGCGCAGGTGCCCAACTCGGCCGGCGGGTTCGCCTGGCCGGTGGACCGCTGGGCGCGGCTGGACCGCTTCCTGGTCCTCGGGAGCGAGGGCGGGACCTACTACATCGGCGAGCGCACGCTGACGGTGGAGAACGCCGCCGCCGCGGCCGAGTGCGTGGCCGAGGACGGCGCGCGCGTGGTGCGGCGCGTGGTGGAGATCAGCGAGAGCGGCCGCGCGCCGAACAACGACCCCGCGCTGTTCGTGCTGGCCATGGTGGCCGGGATGGGCGACGAGGCCGCCCGGGCCGCCGCGCTCGAGGCGCTGCCGCGGGTGGCGCGGACGGGGACGCACCTGCTGCACTGGCTGCGCTACGTGCAGGCGTTCCGCGGCTGGGGGCGCGGCGTGCGCCGGGCGGTGGGTGCCTGGTACCTGGGCAAGGAGCCGCGCGAGCTGGCGTACCAGCTCCTGAAGTACCCGCAGCGCGACGGCTGGAGCCACCGCGACGCGCTGCGGCTGGCGCACCCCAAGCCGGCGGACGGCGAGCAGCGGGCGCTGCTGGCCCGGGCCGTCACCGGCGCGCTCCCCGCCGAGGCGCCGGATACGGATGCCGTGCGGCTGGTGCAGGCCGTGGCCGCGCTGC